The DNA window CGTTCGTGCTGATGGTCGAGTCGGCTCCGTGGCGGCCGAGCACGGGCGACGAGGGGGTCAAGGACCACGTGCGCGCCGCCATCACCGAGGCGCTCGCGCGCTTCTTCGTCCGGCGCGCGGACGTCGTCTTCTTCACCCAGCCGAGCTACGCCAGGACGCTGGCCAGGGAAGGGCAGCCCGGCGCGCACGTCACGCCGGCCACCTGGATCGACGAGGCGGACATCCTCACGCGCGAGCTCGCCGAGGCCCGCTGGGCGGCGAAGGGAGACCGCGTGCGCCTGCTCTTCGCCGGCCGGCTCGTCGCGGCCAAGGGCGTGGATCTCTTGCTCGGCGCCATCCGTGACCTGCACGATCGCGGCGTCCGGGTCGACGTGGACATCATCGGGGACGGGCCCAGGCGAGCGCGCTGCGAGGCGGTCGCGGAGCAGGTCCCGGGCCTGCGCGTCCTCGACCCCGTGCCGTACGGCGCGCCGTTCTTCGAGCTGCTCGAGGGCTACCACGGCGTGCTGGTCCCGAGCCTCGGCGACGAGCAGCCGCGCATCGTCTTCGACGCCTACGCCCGCGCCGTCCCCGTGATCGCGTCCGACACCGACGGGCTGCGCCCGCACGTCGAGGAGGGGGAGACCGGCTGGCTCTTCGCGCGCGGGGATCGCGCCGCGCTCGCGGACGTGCTCGAGCGCGCGAGCCAGGGCGCGTCCACGCTCCGCCGCATGGGTCTGCGGGCGCTCGCGGAGGCGCCCGGCTTCACCCACCGCGGCATGCACCTGTCGCGCTGGCGGATCCTGCACGGGCGCTTCGGGCGGCGCTGACGTCCCCGAAAAGAGAAACGGCCGACCCGCGCGTAGCGGATCGGCCGTCGAGTCGAACGGGGCCTCGGCTCAGACGCCGGCGTCGGGTGCGGCGCCGCCGTCGGCGGGCGTGCCGCCGTCGGTGGTGGGCGCGGCCATCGGCACGCAGGAGCCCTCGCCGTCGCACTCTTCACCGTCGAAGCAGTCCGCGGCGGAGTTGCAGTCGCGGAAGCAGAGCGCGAGCTCCGCGTCGAGCGTGAAGCAGCGCGCGCCGGTGGGGCAGCCGCCGGTCGTGATGTAGGTGCTCGCGGGCGGGCACGCGTAGAGGCAGGTGCCCATGCTCGGGTCGTCCTCGTTGGCGACGCAGAAGGCCTGCGAGCCGTCGGCCATCATGCAGCCGGCCGCCCCGGGCGGGTCCATGCCGTCGGGCGTGCAGTCGCCGCCGATCTGGTTGGCCATCTGCGTCGAGCCGTAGAGGCCGCCATTGCAGCCGATGGTGCTCGTCGACATCTCCTGGGAGGCGGCGCAGCTGTCGTCCGACGGGACGCCGGAGTCGCGGGGCGTGGTCGTGCCCGAGTCGGCGGTGGGCGTGGTGCCCGAGTCGGTGGTGGGCGTGGTGCCCGAGTCGGTCGGTTCGGTGGGGGCGCT is part of the Sandaracinaceae bacterium genome and encodes:
- a CDS encoding glycosyltransferase — translated: MSAVSPTTQPSVPASAEPPPIERRYLLLTFIPYYLDDAGDVWLDQLWHRDFVQHLRYLPKLTLAAPRLRAEDGPDDLVRVELPAGAELELWPLPHVQTTLSAAAQLPLTAARLWRAIGEHDILHSGVAGWPIPIGWVGNAVAMLRKRPFVLMVESAPWRPSTGDEGVKDHVRAAITEALARFFVRRADVVFFTQPSYARTLAREGQPGAHVTPATWIDEADILTRELAEARWAAKGDRVRLLFAGRLVAAKGVDLLLGAIRDLHDRGVRVDVDIIGDGPRRARCEAVAEQVPGLRVLDPVPYGAPFFELLEGYHGVLVPSLGDEQPRIVFDAYARAVPVIASDTDGLRPHVEEGETGWLFARGDRAALADVLERASQGASTLRRMGLRALAEAPGFTHRGMHLSRWRILHGRFGRR